ACGCTGATGCAGGTCGCGCCGGGAAACTTGTAGCAGAATTCCGGCGCCGATTGCGCACCATTGTCCTCCAGCACCTTGCGGCCGATAGCATCCAGTTCGGCCGTGGTGATGCCGGGTTCCAGCGCGTCCGCCATGGTCTGCATGGCAACGGCGCACAAACGGCCGATATCCTTCAGCAGAACCAGTTCTTCTTCGGTGGAAATGACCATGTCTCTGTCCGTCGTTCTATTTGGCGGGTCTGAAAACGCCCGCCTTGGTAATCATCAGGCCGTGGCTTTCACCGGATCAGCACTCCCCGTCAATTCTTTTCTGACAACAGGGGCGACTTTCGTACCATAAAGCTCGATGCCGCGCATGATCTGATCATGCGGCATCAGGCCGATGGCCATCTGCAGCAGGAAGCGATCATTCCTGAACACGCCATGTGCTTTGATGATCTTTTCCGCCACCAGTTCCGGCTCACCGAGGAAAAGATTGCCCTCCGGCCCGCGTGCGGCATCGAAATGCGCGCGGTTCGTCGGCCCCCAGCCACGCTCGCGGCCAATGCGGTTCATCACCTCCGCCTGCGGGCCATAAAACTGGTCCGCCGCCTTCTCGGTGGTGTCGGCAATGAAGCCATGCACATTGATGCTGGTGCGCAGCTTGGTCTTTTCCTGCCCCGCCCGGCGTGCCGCCTCGTGGTAGAGATCGAACAGCGGCGCGAAACGGCGATATTCGCCGCCGATAATGGCAAGCGCCACCGGCAGGCCCATGGCGCCGGCCCGCGCCACCGATTGCGGCGTGCCGCCCACCGCAATCCATACCGGCAGACGTTCCTGCAGCGGGCGCGGATAGACGCCGCGCCCGTTGATGGCCGGATGTTTGGTACCGGACCAGGTGACGATTTCCTGTTCGCGCAGCGCCAGCAGCAGATCGAGCTTTTCGGCGAAGAGCACGTCATAATCCTCGAGATCGTAACCGAACAGCGGGTAGGATTCGATGAAGGAGCCGCGCCCGGCCATGATTTCGGCGCGACCGTTCGACAGGAGATCGACGGTCGAAAATTGCTGGAACACCCGCACCGGATCATCCGAACTCAACACCGAGACGGCGCTGGTGAGACGAATGTTCCTGGTTTTGACAGCCGCAGCTGCAAGCACGGTGGAGGGTGAGGAAGCGACATAATCCGGACGGTGGTGCTCGCCCAGCCCGAAAACATCGAGCCCGACCTGATCGGCAAGCTCGATTTCCTCGAGAAGATCCTTCAGCCGGCGCGCGCCTTCCGGCCCGCGGCCATCGGCGGGGTTGGGATTGACATCCGCGAATGTGTAAAGACCGAGTTCCATAAACGATACCTCTGTTTGCTTGCCTCAGAGATAGGGACGCACAGCCCCCCAGACAAACGCAAAATCTGGAAGCTTAGCTTCGAAAAAATGGATAGGCGCAGCCGGATTCGCCACCGCGTCACCCTTGCCTGAAATGGCCCGCGCAATGACGCCCGAAATGGCGATTGCCAGCCCGCCCCCTTTGGGCATAACCTGCTTAAACATGTGCGAAGTAATGCAAAAAGGGGAAAGCATGCATCGGACAGTTATCGTGACAGGCTCCACAAGCGGTATCGGCCTTGCCATCGCCCAGAGATTTGCGAGGGAAGGCGCCAATATCGTGCTGAACGGTTTCGGCGACGAGGACGAGATTGAAAAACTCCGCCTTTTGCTGGAAGCCGAAAGCGGCGGGCGCGTGCTTTATCACCCGGCCGATATGACGAAACCGGACGAGATCGCCGACCTTATCAATTCCTCCCATGAAAAACTCGGCTCGGTGGATGTGCTCATCAACAATGCCGGTATCCAGCACATCGCGCCGATCGAGGACTTCCCAACGGAAAAATGGGACTGGATCATCGCCATCAATCTGACCAGTTCCTTCCATACCATGCGTGCCGCGATACCG
The Agrobacterium cucumeris DNA segment above includes these coding regions:
- a CDS encoding LLM class flavin-dependent oxidoreductase, whose protein sequence is MELGLYTFADVNPNPADGRGPEGARRLKDLLEEIELADQVGLDVFGLGEHHRPDYVASSPSTVLAAAAVKTRNIRLTSAVSVLSSDDPVRVFQQFSTVDLLSNGRAEIMAGRGSFIESYPLFGYDLEDYDVLFAEKLDLLLALREQEIVTWSGTKHPAINGRGVYPRPLQERLPVWIAVGGTPQSVARAGAMGLPVALAIIGGEYRRFAPLFDLYHEAARRAGQEKTKLRTSINVHGFIADTTEKAADQFYGPQAEVMNRIGRERGWGPTNRAHFDAARGPEGNLFLGEPELVAEKIIKAHGVFRNDRFLLQMAIGLMPHDQIMRGIELYGTKVAPVVRKELTGSADPVKATA